One genomic window of Phycisphaerales bacterium includes the following:
- a CDS encoding MraY family glycosyltransferase, whose protein sequence is MPWLVLGLGLVALVVSLVATRLATLLGRRLNALDAAGVAGQVKADARRIPNIGGIGVVAGLLVPIVAALALSPIIDGPHRELTDPSAVAFDAVVLIAAILLLHVLGLVDDRRPLGPLLKLGLMALPAVAIPLLTDSRLLTLLDAYPGGEIASIAITALWLLAMTNALNFLDNMDGLSAGVAAIAGAFLTIAMLMAGQWFVAGLSACVVGACLGFLPHNFPRARVFMGDGGSLVLGFVLGFLSVRGTYVSTDSPAAGTRSNEPLMVSIAEPTTTWWAVLLPLLVLAVPLYDLATVVGLRLSQGKSPLVGDLQHVSHRIADRGLGRRGAVLVLWAFGAIAGASGLLLLTVNATGAIIIGVQAVVLMAVLGVLEFWPRGGIGGKTHG, encoded by the coding sequence ATGCCGTGGCTGGTGCTGGGCCTGGGGTTGGTCGCGCTCGTGGTGAGCCTCGTTGCGACCCGTCTGGCCACGCTCCTGGGCCGGCGGCTGAACGCGCTCGACGCCGCGGGCGTGGCCGGGCAGGTCAAGGCCGACGCCCGGCGGATTCCCAACATCGGCGGCATCGGCGTGGTGGCGGGGCTGCTCGTGCCGATCGTGGCGGCGCTCGCTCTCTCGCCGATCATCGACGGCCCGCACCGCGAGCTGACCGATCCGTCGGCCGTGGCCTTCGACGCCGTGGTCCTGATCGCCGCCATTCTGCTGCTGCACGTGCTGGGCCTCGTCGACGACCGCAGGCCGCTTGGTCCGCTGCTCAAGCTCGGGCTGATGGCCCTGCCCGCGGTCGCCATCCCGCTGCTGACCGACTCTCGGCTGCTGACGTTGCTGGACGCGTACCCCGGAGGCGAGATCGCGAGCATCGCCATCACCGCGCTCTGGCTGCTGGCGATGACCAATGCGCTGAACTTCCTTGACAACATGGACGGCCTGAGCGCGGGTGTTGCCGCGATTGCCGGCGCGTTCCTGACCATTGCGATGCTGATGGCCGGGCAGTGGTTCGTCGCGGGCCTGAGCGCGTGCGTGGTGGGGGCGTGCCTGGGATTCCTGCCGCACAACTTCCCGAGGGCGCGCGTCTTCATGGGCGACGGCGGATCGCTCGTGCTGGGCTTCGTGCTTGGTTTCCTGAGCGTGCGGGGGACGTACGTCAGCACAGATTCGCCCGCTGCCGGTACGCGATCGAACGAACCGCTCATGGTCAGCATCGCCGAACCAACCACGACCTGGTGGGCGGTGCTGCTGCCGTTGCTCGTTCTGGCCGTGCCGCTGTACGACCTGGCGACCGTCGTGGGCCTGCGCCTCAGCCAGGGCAAGAGCCCTCTCGTCGGAGACCTGCAGCACGTGAGCCACCGGATCGCCGATCGCGGCCTCGGCAGGCGCGGGGCGGTGCTGGTGCTCTGGGCTTTCGGCGCGATCGCCGGCGCGTCCGGCCTGCTGCTGCTGACCGTCAACGCCACCGGCGCCATCATCATCGGCGTGCAGGCGGTGGTGCTCATGGCGGTGCTGGGCGTGCTGGAATTCTGGCCCAGGGGTGGGATTGGCGGCAAGACGCATGGCTGA
- a CDS encoding GC-type dockerin domain-anchored protein, with product MQRLRIAGALVAGSVIATAAMGQWIAEPLHPSGLAGSAALAIDEDAFGPWPRPVIAGFARSANDHAGTWAIGFPLAFESVHPAGWEDSQCLDVQGGQRVGFTSNGAGFDVNRAALWQGDPATYVGLHPDGALESLALGVYEGQQVGIARFADANRAGLWRGDADSWTALHPDGALESEAYAAGADADGPLQAGWVKYEEDAARATIWRGTPGSATDVHPDGFAQSWIYAVDGGVQAGVALVTGFPDARAALWRGTAGSFVSLHPGWADYSVAYGSWDRYQVGLARDAMGTTRAMLWRSRADRAEDLHAVLPARFSHSEARGVWSDDRFIYVAGIGYTISGIEALMWSREVSCHVDLDGDGELTIFDFLAFQNLFDAGDRHADFDGDGLLTFFDFLAFQNEFDAGC from the coding sequence ATGCAACGATTGCGAATCGCGGGCGCCCTGGTCGCGGGATCGGTCATCGCCACAGCGGCGATGGGCCAGTGGATCGCCGAACCGCTCCATCCATCGGGCCTGGCCGGATCCGCTGCGCTGGCCATCGACGAAGACGCCTTCGGGCCGTGGCCAAGGCCGGTGATTGCCGGTTTCGCGCGGTCGGCCAACGACCACGCGGGAACGTGGGCAATTGGCTTCCCGCTCGCCTTCGAGTCGGTCCATCCCGCTGGATGGGAGGACTCGCAGTGCCTCGACGTGCAGGGGGGGCAGCGCGTCGGCTTCACGTCGAACGGCGCCGGCTTCGACGTTAACCGGGCGGCGCTGTGGCAGGGCGACCCCGCGACGTACGTTGGTCTTCATCCCGACGGCGCGCTCGAGTCCCTCGCGTTGGGCGTGTACGAGGGCCAGCAGGTTGGCATCGCGAGATTCGCCGATGCCAATCGCGCGGGCCTCTGGAGGGGAGATGCGGATTCGTGGACCGCGTTGCATCCCGACGGCGCGCTCGAATCCGAAGCGTATGCGGCGGGCGCCGATGCCGACGGGCCCCTGCAGGCGGGCTGGGTGAAGTACGAGGAGGACGCCGCCCGGGCGACGATCTGGCGCGGTACGCCCGGGTCGGCGACCGACGTGCATCCGGACGGCTTCGCGCAATCGTGGATCTACGCGGTCGATGGCGGCGTGCAAGCAGGCGTCGCGCTCGTGACGGGCTTTCCCGATGCGCGGGCGGCGCTGTGGCGCGGGACGGCCGGTTCGTTCGTGTCACTGCACCCCGGCTGGGCCGACTATTCGGTTGCGTATGGCTCGTGGGATCGCTACCAGGTGGGCCTGGCCCGAGATGCGATGGGAACGACGCGCGCCATGCTCTGGCGTTCGCGAGCCGATCGAGCCGAGGACTTGCACGCCGTCCTGCCGGCGAGATTCAGCCACTCCGAAGCTCGCGGCGTGTGGAGCGACGATCGCTTCATCTACGTTGCTGGCATCGGCTACACGATCAGCGGAATCGAAGCGCTGATGTGGTCACGCGAGGTGTCGTGCCACGTCGACCTCGACGGCGACGGCGAACTCACCATCTTCGATTTCCTGGCGTTCCAGAACCTCTTCGACGCCGGTGATCGCCACGCCGACTTCGACGGCGACGGGTTGCTGACGTTCTTCGACTTCCTGGCGTTCCAGAACGAGTTCGACGCGGGGTGCTGA
- a CDS encoding DUF2752 domain-containing protein gives MPSDADQFPLRSGPDEPPTSPPPPQEPRTLGPRLLGAIVAGVAAAPLAVGATLTPAAEGHGTHTRLGLPSCSWVVAFDAPCPTCGMTTAVTHAAHGDLIGSFLVQPAGAVFSVLAALAFWCGLHGAITGAETVRQSAKIFRGRTWWLVGGILLAAWAYKMVVFESG, from the coding sequence ATGCCGAGCGATGCCGACCAGTTTCCCCTGCGGAGCGGGCCAGACGAGCCGCCGACGAGCCCGCCGCCGCCGCAGGAACCCAGGACGCTGGGGCCGCGGCTGCTCGGTGCGATCGTGGCGGGCGTTGCCGCCGCACCCTTGGCCGTGGGCGCGACCCTCACCCCAGCCGCCGAGGGCCACGGCACGCACACCCGGCTGGGGCTGCCCAGTTGCTCGTGGGTGGTGGCGTTCGACGCGCCGTGCCCGACCTGCGGCATGACCACCGCCGTGACGCACGCGGCCCACGGCGACCTGATCGGGTCGTTCCTGGTGCAGCCGGCGGGCGCGGTGTTCTCCGTCCTCGCGGCCTTGGCGTTCTGGTGCGGGCTGCACGGAGCCATCACCGGGGCCGAGACGGTGCGGCAGAGCGCCAAGATCTTCCGCGGCCGCACGTGGTGGCTCGTCGGAGGCATCCTGCTGGCCGCATGGGCGTACAAGATGGTCGTCTTCGAGAGCGGCTGA
- a CDS encoding enoyl-CoA hydratase/isomerase family protein, with protein MIARERIGSVERIALSRPERRNALTPDMLDELEARIGDAGDAGALLLLGEGKAFCAGFDLDLCVGPQGDANLSSLLTGLSRCIAALRALPMPVVIGVQGAAIAGGCALLGGGDVVIAHPDAKLGYPVTRLGISPAVSAPFVATPPGQARRLMLDPGLIDGRRGYAMGLVHELHDDPAARAAEQADQLAAKPLHALAATKRWLNELASADAEQGLATSLALVGNAESHDLLAAALQKK; from the coding sequence GTGATCGCTCGCGAACGCATCGGTAGCGTCGAGCGGATCGCGCTCTCCAGGCCCGAGCGGCGCAATGCGCTGACGCCCGACATGCTGGACGAGCTGGAGGCTCGCATCGGGGACGCGGGCGATGCCGGGGCCCTGCTGCTGCTGGGCGAGGGCAAGGCGTTCTGCGCGGGCTTCGACCTCGACCTCTGCGTGGGTCCGCAGGGAGATGCGAACCTCTCGAGCCTCTTAACGGGCCTCTCGCGGTGCATCGCGGCGCTGCGAGCGTTGCCGATGCCGGTCGTTATCGGCGTGCAGGGCGCGGCCATCGCGGGCGGGTGTGCGCTGCTGGGCGGGGGCGACGTAGTCATTGCCCACCCCGACGCCAAGCTCGGCTATCCGGTGACGCGGCTTGGCATCTCGCCGGCGGTCAGCGCACCGTTCGTCGCCACGCCGCCGGGGCAGGCGCGCCGGCTGATGCTCGATCCGGGCCTGATCGATGGCCGGCGCGGCTACGCCATGGGCCTGGTGCACGAGCTGCACGACGACCCGGCCGCCCGTGCGGCAGAGCAGGCCGACCAACTGGCCGCCAAGCCCCTCCATGCGCTCGCGGCGACGAAGCGGTGGCTCAACGAGCTGGCATCCGCCGACGCCGAGCAAGGCCTCGCGACGTCTCTTGCGCTCGTTGGCAACGCCGAATCGCACGATCTCCTTGCCGCCGCCCTCCAGAAGAAGTGA
- a CDS encoding GC-type dockerin domain-anchored protein, which yields MARLRLAIVGLASCTPASLGQYALHELAPPPGATDTVVTAIDEDGAIVGSARLATGRIAVRWASFDSMPEVLGTLDGGATSEATAISGGLVVGVSDRACGQRGAFLWTAGGGLVSTGPAACVRVSAIDVNAAGWVLLQVGEPASPVAWPLGAGTPRPLDTWGQPASLFRIEDDGAALGSSQFHPEGEGQTRAIEWPATGPGRLLERLDPDATGTDAALDRHDSGLIVGFSRAESTRRATVWDAAGEPTDVGASLGAGVGSRLNRINADGLAVGWSSTGAIAWDSDGGVRRLADMVDESGDGWELLDGQDVNDAGTIVGNGLNPDGRPRGFVLAVGGAACPADLDGDGELTIFDFLEFQNLFDAGDARADLDGDGSLTIFDFLAFQNLFDAGC from the coding sequence ATGGCACGCCTCCGACTCGCGATCGTGGGGCTGGCGTCCTGCACGCCGGCGTCCCTTGGCCAGTACGCGTTGCACGAGCTGGCCCCGCCGCCCGGAGCCACCGACACCGTCGTGACGGCGATCGACGAAGACGGCGCCATCGTCGGCTCGGCCCGGTTGGCGACGGGGCGCATCGCCGTGCGGTGGGCGTCGTTCGACTCGATGCCGGAGGTGCTCGGCACGCTCGACGGCGGCGCGACGAGCGAGGCCACGGCGATCTCGGGCGGGCTGGTGGTCGGCGTGAGCGATCGCGCGTGCGGCCAGCGCGGCGCCTTCCTCTGGACGGCCGGCGGCGGCCTCGTCTCGACCGGACCGGCCGCGTGCGTCCGTGTCTCCGCGATCGACGTCAACGCCGCGGGATGGGTGCTGCTGCAGGTGGGCGAGCCGGCATCGCCGGTGGCGTGGCCGCTGGGTGCGGGCACGCCGCGTCCCTTGGACACCTGGGGCCAGCCCGCCTCGTTGTTCCGCATCGAGGACGACGGCGCGGCTCTCGGCAGCTCGCAATTCCACCCCGAGGGCGAGGGCCAGACCCGCGCCATCGAGTGGCCCGCGACGGGGCCCGGCCGGCTGCTCGAACGCCTCGACCCGGACGCGACGGGCACCGACGCCGCACTCGACCGCCACGACTCGGGGCTGATCGTCGGATTCTCGCGCGCCGAGTCCACGAGACGCGCGACCGTGTGGGACGCGGCCGGCGAGCCGACCGACGTGGGCGCATCGCTCGGTGCGGGCGTGGGCTCTCGGCTCAACCGCATTAACGCCGACGGCCTGGCCGTCGGCTGGTCGAGCACTGGCGCCATCGCCTGGGACTCGGACGGCGGCGTGCGGCGACTGGCGGACATGGTCGACGAAAGCGGCGACGGCTGGGAGTTGCTCGATGGTCAGGACGTGAACGACGCGGGGACCATCGTCGGCAACGGCCTCAACCCCGACGGACGTCCCCGCGGCTTCGTCCTGGCCGTGGGCGGGGCCGCGTGCCCGGCCGACCTTGACGGCGACGGCGAGCTGACGATCTTTGATTTCCTGGAGTTCCAGAACCTGTTCGACGCGGGGGACGCACGGGCCGACCTCGACGGCGACGGATCGCTGACGATCTTCGACTTCCTGGCCTTCCAGAACCTGTTCGACGCGGGGTGCTAG
- a CDS encoding enoyl-CoA hydratase/isomerase family protein — MTELATLETDGPIATLTMNRPEARNAMSLPLLEALHARLDELPEDPHVLVLTGAGKSFCAGMDLKSVLGDESAPPKLLHGIARLTTRLRTLPMVVLAKVNGAAIGGGCGLACACDVVLSHADAKLGFPEVDLGVCPAVVAPVLVRKIGAGRARAILLRGGLMDGTAAHEAGIVDDLAADRHALDDLCAAATDRLAKGGKHAIAATKRLLTQLDGSGDAALAAEGADLSASVLATPEAREKLAAAFRG, encoded by the coding sequence ATGACCGAACTCGCCACGCTCGAGACTGATGGCCCCATCGCGACGCTGACCATGAACCGGCCCGAGGCGCGCAACGCCATGTCGCTGCCGCTGCTCGAGGCGCTGCATGCCCGGCTCGACGAGTTGCCCGAAGACCCGCACGTGCTCGTGCTGACGGGCGCGGGCAAGAGCTTTTGCGCGGGCATGGATCTCAAGAGCGTGCTGGGCGACGAGAGCGCGCCGCCGAAGCTGCTGCACGGCATCGCCCGGCTCACCACGCGCTTGCGCACGCTGCCAATGGTGGTGCTGGCCAAGGTCAATGGCGCCGCCATCGGCGGAGGCTGCGGGCTCGCCTGCGCGTGCGACGTCGTCTTGAGCCACGCCGATGCGAAGCTGGGCTTCCCCGAGGTCGACCTGGGCGTGTGTCCGGCGGTCGTCGCGCCGGTGCTGGTTCGCAAGATCGGCGCCGGGCGCGCCCGGGCGATCCTCTTGCGGGGCGGGCTGATGGACGGTACCGCCGCGCACGAGGCGGGCATCGTCGACGACCTGGCTGCTGATCGCCACGCGCTCGACGATCTCTGCGCCGCGGCGACCGATCGGCTCGCCAAGGGCGGCAAGCACGCGATCGCGGCAACCAAGCGGCTCCTGACACAACTCGATGGCTCGGGCGATGCGGCGTTGGCGGCCGAGGGCGCCGATCTCAGTGCGTCCGTCCTTGCAACTCCAGAAGCTCGAGAAAAACTTGCCGCGGCCTTCCGCGGATAA
- a CDS encoding helix-turn-helix transcriptional regulator, producing the protein MASKQDGRVVNHIRLLRAAEGGMTQGDLAKRVGVSRQTLNAIEGGKYAPSLEVAFKIARELGRPLSEVFEFVER; encoded by the coding sequence ATGGCCTCCAAGCAGGACGGCCGCGTCGTCAACCACATCCGGCTGTTGCGGGCGGCCGAGGGCGGCATGACCCAGGGCGACCTGGCCAAGCGCGTGGGCGTGAGCCGGCAGACCCTCAACGCCATCGAGGGCGGCAAGTACGCGCCCTCGCTCGAGGTCGCCTTCAAGATCGCCCGCGAGCTGGGGCGGCCGCTGTCGGAGGTGTTCGAGTTCGTCGAGCGCTAG
- a CDS encoding hydroxymethylglutaryl-CoA lyase → MPAQHSPSTVRVVEVGPRDGLQNEAGRVPTGDKASLVRALIAAGLPEIELTSFVSPRWIPQLGDAAELLDVLAGDLPESVTFSALVPNAKGMERLLEANEAAVKATGRRAIDKVCLFTAASETFSQKNTNATIDETFERFAPVAASAREHGLQLRGYVSCAFACPFEGVIAIDAVVRVAERLAGDLGVDEVSIADTIGRATPDDVTERMAALGHLGTGTLNLHLHDTFDRAADCVVAGLRAGVRCFDGAVGGLGGCPYASTPGKRAPGNIATGTLVQTIEGDGFATGVDHAALGAARGLADEFVAKARAGAAT, encoded by the coding sequence ATGCCCGCGCAGCACTCACCCAGCACCGTCCGCGTCGTCGAAGTCGGCCCCAGGGACGGCCTGCAGAACGAGGCGGGCCGCGTGCCCACGGGCGACAAGGCGAGTCTCGTTCGGGCGCTGATCGCGGCTGGCCTCCCGGAGATCGAGCTCACCAGCTTCGTCAGCCCGAGATGGATCCCCCAGCTCGGCGACGCCGCGGAGTTGCTCGACGTGCTGGCCGGCGATCTCCCCGAGAGCGTGACCTTCAGCGCGCTCGTGCCCAATGCGAAGGGCATGGAGCGATTGCTCGAGGCCAACGAGGCGGCGGTCAAGGCGACCGGCCGCAGGGCAATCGACAAGGTCTGCCTCTTTACCGCCGCAAGCGAGACCTTCAGCCAGAAGAACACCAACGCGACGATCGACGAGACGTTCGAGCGATTCGCACCGGTAGCGGCTTCGGCGCGCGAGCACGGCCTGCAGCTCCGCGGCTACGTGAGCTGCGCCTTCGCATGCCCATTCGAGGGCGTCATCGCCATCGATGCCGTGGTGCGCGTGGCCGAGCGCTTGGCGGGCGACCTGGGCGTCGACGAAGTCTCGATCGCCGACACGATCGGCCGTGCGACGCCGGACGACGTGACGGAGCGCATGGCGGCGCTCGGGCACCTCGGCACCGGCACGCTGAACCTCCATCTGCACGACACGTTCGACAGGGCGGCCGACTGCGTGGTCGCGGGGCTGCGAGCCGGCGTGCGATGTTTCGACGGCGCCGTCGGCGGGCTGGGCGGCTGCCCGTACGCCTCGACGCCCGGCAAGCGGGCGCCGGGGAACATCGCCACCGGCACGCTCGTGCAGACGATCGAGGGCGACGGCTTCGCGACCGGGGTGGACCACGCCGCGCTCGGGGCGGCTCGCGGGCTCGCCGACGAGTTCGTTGCCAAGGCGCGCGCCGGGGCTGCTACGTGA
- a CDS encoding TlpA disulfide reductase family protein, with amino-acid sequence MPCFCKCSKTTQLGGAVMIMAASVALSNGLVNAGQDGNMGGQATQQSFTLETLLTRDLTYATPGNERYDAAWDKIQSQIGKPAPSFNVGEWQQLSGEANVGDIKSMRGDIVVIDFWGTWCPPCRAAMPKNSEMAEKYASKDVRFLGICNTNGSDSMMETAEAHDGRFPMAADLNDQTKDAYGVQWWPYYVVVDREGIIRAAGLRSDKISTVVDRLLAIQPPKDKDETETETETTPRRRNR; translated from the coding sequence ATGCCATGCTTCTGCAAGTGCTCGAAGACGACCCAACTCGGCGGCGCCGTGATGATCATGGCGGCATCGGTCGCGCTCTCGAACGGCCTGGTCAACGCCGGGCAGGACGGCAACATGGGCGGGCAGGCGACCCAGCAGAGCTTCACGCTCGAGACCCTGCTGACCCGTGACCTGACCTACGCCACACCCGGCAACGAGCGGTACGACGCGGCGTGGGACAAGATCCAGAGCCAGATCGGCAAGCCGGCCCCCAGCTTCAACGTCGGTGAGTGGCAGCAGCTCAGCGGCGAGGCCAACGTCGGCGACATCAAGTCGATGCGCGGCGACATCGTCGTCATCGACTTCTGGGGCACGTGGTGCCCGCCGTGCCGTGCCGCCATGCCCAAGAACAGCGAGATGGCAGAGAAGTACGCGAGCAAGGACGTCCGCTTCCTGGGCATCTGCAACACCAACGGCTCCGACTCGATGATGGAGACCGCCGAGGCCCACGACGGTCGATTCCCCATGGCTGCCGATCTGAACGACCAGACCAAGGACGCGTACGGCGTGCAATGGTGGCCCTACTACGTCGTGGTCGATCGCGAAGGCATCATCCGCGCTGCCGGCCTGCGGAGCGACAAGATCTCGACCGTCGTTGACCGCCTCCTGGCCATCCAGCCGCCCAAGGACAAGGACGAGACCGAGACCGAGACCGAGACGACCCCGCGTCGCCGCAACCGCTGA
- the atpA gene encoding F0F1 ATP synthase subunit alpha — protein sequence MKIRTDEIASVIRTELEQYANELEVSEVGRVVEVGDGIARVYGLANAMAGELLEFQSEGGAVMGQVMNLEMDTVGAVIYGDYLKVKEGDLVKSTGRLLEVPVGEGLLGRVVDPLGRPLDDGPAIEAAEYRKVDIIAPGIADRQPVSEPLQFGVKAVDAMIPVGRGQRELVIGDRKTGKTAVCIDAIINQKQYWGTDDAVVCIYVAVGQKESTVASVVEKLRRHGAMDYTIVVNAASSDPAPMQYVAPYSGCAMGEYFMWQGKEGKTPKHALLVYDDLSKQAVAYRQLSLLLRRPPGREAYPGDVFYLHSRLLERATKLSDENGGGSLTALPIIETQEGDVSAYIPTNVISITDGQIYLEPELFFSGVRPAINVGISVSRVGGAAQIGAMKKIAGSLRLDLAAFRELEAFAQLGTELDKATQNQLDRGARMVELLKQPEFTPFHVVDQVISIFAGTRGYLDEVALTDVRQFEKDLLEAFQTSYKPLWDKINEQRKLTDEINTELDEALKAFSGDWLRNKKSGKKDAEPAAVGA from the coding sequence GTGAAGATCCGAACCGACGAGATCGCCAGCGTCATCCGTACCGAGCTCGAGCAGTACGCCAACGAGCTCGAGGTCTCCGAGGTCGGCCGCGTGGTCGAGGTCGGCGACGGCATCGCCCGCGTCTACGGCCTGGCCAACGCCATGGCCGGCGAGCTGCTCGAGTTCCAGAGCGAGGGCGGCGCGGTCATGGGCCAGGTCATGAACCTGGAGATGGACACCGTCGGCGCCGTCATCTACGGCGACTACCTCAAGGTGAAGGAAGGCGACCTGGTCAAGAGCACCGGCCGCCTGCTCGAGGTGCCGGTCGGCGAGGGCCTGCTCGGCCGCGTGGTCGACCCGCTGGGCCGCCCGCTCGACGACGGCCCGGCCATCGAGGCCGCCGAGTACCGCAAGGTCGACATCATCGCGCCGGGCATCGCCGACCGCCAGCCGGTGAGCGAGCCGCTGCAGTTCGGCGTCAAGGCCGTCGACGCGATGATTCCCGTGGGTCGTGGCCAGCGCGAGCTGGTCATCGGCGACCGCAAGACGGGCAAGACCGCCGTCTGCATCGACGCGATCATCAACCAGAAGCAGTACTGGGGCACCGACGACGCGGTCGTGTGCATCTACGTCGCCGTTGGTCAGAAGGAGTCGACGGTCGCCAGCGTCGTCGAGAAGCTCCGCCGCCACGGCGCGATGGACTACACGATCGTGGTCAACGCCGCGAGCTCCGACCCCGCCCCGATGCAGTACGTCGCGCCGTACTCGGGCTGCGCGATGGGCGAGTACTTCATGTGGCAGGGCAAGGAGGGCAAGACGCCCAAGCACGCCCTGCTGGTGTACGACGACCTGAGCAAGCAGGCCGTCGCGTACCGCCAGCTCTCGCTGCTCCTGCGTCGCCCGCCCGGCCGCGAGGCCTACCCCGGCGACGTGTTCTACCTGCACAGCCGCCTGCTCGAGCGCGCCACCAAGCTCAGCGACGAGAACGGCGGCGGCTCGCTGACCGCCCTGCCCATCATCGAGACGCAGGAAGGCGACGTGTCGGCGTACATCCCGACCAACGTGATTTCGATCACCGATGGCCAGATCTACCTCGAGCCGGAACTGTTCTTCTCGGGCGTGCGTCCCGCGATTAACGTCGGTATCTCCGTGAGCCGCGTGGGTGGTGCCGCCCAGATCGGCGCGATGAAGAAGATCGCCGGCTCGCTGCGACTGGACCTGGCCGCCTTCCGCGAGCTCGAGGCCTTCGCCCAGCTCGGTACCGAGCTCGACAAGGCCACCCAGAACCAGCTCGACCGCGGTGCGCGAATGGTCGAGCTGCTCAAGCAGCCCGAGTTCACGCCCTTCCACGTGGTCGACCAGGTCATCTCGATCTTCGCCGGCACGCGTGGCTACCTCGACGAGGTGGCGCTCACCGACGTCCGCCAGTTCGAGAAGGACCTGCTCGAGGCCTTCCAGACGAGCTACAAGCCGCTGTGGGACAAGATCAACGAGCAGCGGAAGCTGACCGACGAGATCAACACCGAGCTCGACGAGGCCCTCAAGGCGTTCAGCGGCGACTGGCTGCGGAACAAGAAGAGCGGCAAGAAGGACGCCGAGCCGGCGGCCGTCGGCGCCTGA